A genomic stretch from Edaphobacter aggregans includes:
- a CDS encoding S10 family peptidase — MLKMLRPATAMIMVGLMAVTASAQAPEGRPRGSGEGAAKEDAGIPVPPETTSTTKHDLTVGGQTIHYTATAGNLLIRDEQEKPNASIFYVAYTQDGVEAKNRPVTFFYNGGPGAATIWLHMGSFGPVRVITQSPDATQPAPFEWVQNQYSLLDKSDLVFIDAPLCGFSRAVGKGTVKDFAGTDQDIQAFKKFIERYITANQRWNSPKFLFGESYGTTRSGGLVAALQGDGVEFNGVVLLSSIMNYGIRNPGYDSEAIGYLPSFAAIAYHYKKVKPSVSMPEWVQQARQFARGPYAEALAQGDKLPPAEFDAIAAKVAAFTGLSVEYVKEAKLRISATRFRKELLRDDERTLGRYDARFTGWDPDAAGENPGYDPSDTGISGVYVGAFHDYIQKELKYMSQETYYTSGPGLNQAWDFKHKPAGAIPGRGEQTAPDTAIDLADTIRKNPKLRVFSANGYFDLATPFFATEYDLGHMSLPGKLTGNVEYGYYPAGHMVYLNVDALKEMKADMVKFYASALHN, encoded by the coding sequence ATGTTGAAGATGTTGCGGCCCGCGACGGCGATGATAATGGTGGGTTTGATGGCGGTGACGGCTTCGGCTCAGGCTCCTGAGGGACGACCACGTGGCTCTGGTGAGGGAGCAGCGAAGGAAGATGCTGGGATTCCAGTTCCTCCGGAGACGACCTCGACGACCAAGCATGATCTGACGGTGGGTGGTCAGACGATTCATTACACGGCCACGGCTGGGAACCTGCTGATTCGAGATGAGCAGGAAAAGCCGAATGCCAGCATTTTTTATGTGGCCTATACGCAGGATGGGGTGGAGGCGAAGAACCGTCCGGTTACGTTCTTTTACAACGGCGGACCGGGAGCGGCGACGATCTGGTTGCACATGGGGTCGTTTGGGCCGGTACGGGTGATTACGCAGAGCCCGGATGCCACGCAGCCTGCTCCGTTTGAGTGGGTGCAGAACCAGTACAGCCTGTTAGATAAGAGCGATCTGGTCTTCATCGATGCGCCTTTGTGCGGGTTCTCTCGTGCGGTGGGCAAGGGGACAGTGAAGGATTTTGCCGGGACGGATCAGGATATTCAGGCGTTCAAGAAATTTATTGAGCGGTATATTACGGCGAATCAACGGTGGAACTCGCCTAAGTTTCTGTTTGGGGAGTCGTACGGGACGACTCGGTCAGGCGGGTTAGTTGCGGCGCTGCAGGGCGATGGGGTGGAGTTCAACGGCGTGGTGCTGTTGTCGTCGATCATGAACTATGGGATTCGAAATCCGGGGTACGACTCGGAGGCTATCGGATATTTACCTTCGTTTGCGGCGATTGCTTATCACTACAAGAAGGTGAAGCCTTCGGTGTCGATGCCGGAGTGGGTGCAACAGGCTCGGCAGTTTGCGCGTGGGCCTTATGCGGAGGCGCTGGCCCAAGGGGATAAGTTACCGCCGGCTGAGTTCGATGCCATTGCGGCTAAGGTGGCGGCGTTTACAGGGTTGAGTGTCGAGTATGTGAAAGAGGCAAAGCTGCGGATTTCGGCGACGCGCTTTCGCAAGGAATTGCTGCGGGATGATGAACGTACGCTCGGACGTTACGACGCACGATTCACGGGGTGGGACCCGGATGCGGCGGGTGAGAATCCTGGATACGATCCATCCGACACGGGGATCAGTGGGGTGTATGTTGGAGCGTTCCATGACTACATTCAGAAAGAGCTAAAGTACATGAGTCAGGAGACGTACTATACGTCTGGGCCTGGGCTGAATCAGGCATGGGACTTCAAGCACAAACCGGCTGGGGCGATTCCTGGGCGGGGAGAACAGACGGCTCCGGATACTGCTATTGATCTTGCGGATACGATTCGGAAGAATCCGAAGCTGCGAGTATTTTCGGCAAATGGGTATTTTGACCTGGCTACTCCGTTCTTTGCTACTGAGTACGATCTGGGCCATATGAGTCTGCCAGGCAAGCTGACTGGTAATGTGGAATATGGTTACTATCCGGCGGGGCATATGGTCTATTTGAACGTAGATGCCCTGAAGGAGATGAAGGCGGATATGGTGAAGTTTTACGCCTCCGCGCTTCATAACTGA
- a CDS encoding 2Fe-2S iron-sulfur cluster-binding protein, with product MSTPLCTPEEELLEQNPTSAEIEISRRTFVKAAGILGAGVATGIPTLASAQDAQDAAATTPHTVNLTLKINGKSYALTALDTRTSLLDALREDLNLTGSKKGCDHGQCGACTVLVDGRRVNSCLTLAVAAEGAEITTIEGLAQGDVLHPVQAAFVEHDAFQCGYCTPGQICSTVALIEEHKKGTLSTVSFETGQTVNPQLTDNEIRERMSGNICRCAAYPNIVAAVRAAAMGVRV from the coding sequence ATGAGCACACCGCTCTGCACCCCCGAAGAAGAACTCCTCGAACAAAACCCCACCTCCGCCGAGATTGAGATCTCTCGCCGCACCTTCGTCAAAGCAGCGGGAATCCTCGGCGCGGGAGTCGCTACTGGCATCCCAACCCTCGCCTCCGCTCAAGACGCGCAGGACGCAGCCGCAACCACTCCCCACACTGTTAACCTGACCCTCAAAATCAACGGCAAATCCTACGCGTTGACAGCCCTCGACACACGTACCTCCCTCCTAGACGCACTCCGCGAGGACCTCAATCTCACCGGCAGCAAAAAAGGCTGCGATCACGGCCAATGCGGAGCCTGCACCGTCCTCGTCGACGGCCGCCGCGTCAACTCTTGCCTTACCCTTGCCGTCGCAGCCGAGGGCGCCGAAATCACGACCATCGAAGGTCTCGCTCAGGGCGATGTTCTTCACCCCGTCCAGGCCGCCTTCGTCGAACACGACGCCTTCCAGTGCGGCTACTGCACTCCCGGCCAGATCTGCTCCACCGTAGCCCTCATCGAGGAGCACAAAAAAGGCACCCTCAGCACCGTCTCATTCGAGACCGGACAGACCGTCAATCCCCAACTCACCGACAACGAGATCCGCGAGCGCATGAGCGGCAACATCTGCCGTTGCGCCGCCTACCCCAACATCGTAGCCGCTGTCCGCGCCGCAGCCATGGGAGTCCGCGTATGA
- a CDS encoding FAD binding domain-containing protein translates to MNPFSYQRAATSDAALHAITARGAKFLGGGTNLVDLMKYGVETPTTLIDVTHITSTEITSAPNGVTTIGAGVRNSDLANHQIIRTNYPLLSHALLSGASAQLRNMATTGGNLLQRTRCYYFSDTAFSQCNKRTPGSGCAAMRGFNRIHAILGASESCIATNPSDMSVALAALNATIHVQGPKGKRAIPIVDFHRLPGTTPNIDTNLKPDELITAVELPAPRFAKNSFYVKVRDRQSYAFALVSVAAGLELDGNTIKSAGLALGGVAHKPWRSAEAEKALIGSPATPETFRKASELAVAGAQPHAHNAFKIELAKQSIVRALTLAAQGVQA, encoded by the coding sequence ATGAACCCATTCAGCTATCAACGAGCCGCTACATCCGACGCCGCCCTCCACGCCATCACCGCTCGCGGAGCCAAATTCCTCGGCGGCGGCACCAACCTCGTCGACCTGATGAAATACGGCGTCGAAACCCCGACGACCCTCATCGACGTCACCCACATCACCTCGACCGAGATCACAAGCGCGCCCAACGGAGTAACCACCATCGGAGCCGGTGTCCGCAACAGCGACCTCGCCAACCATCAGATCATCCGCACAAACTATCCGCTCCTCTCACACGCCCTGCTCAGCGGAGCCTCTGCGCAACTCCGTAACATGGCCACCACCGGCGGCAATCTCCTCCAACGCACCCGTTGCTACTACTTCAGCGACACCGCCTTTTCCCAGTGCAACAAGCGCACTCCGGGCAGTGGCTGTGCAGCAATGAGAGGCTTCAACCGTATTCACGCGATCCTCGGGGCCAGCGAAAGTTGCATCGCCACCAATCCTTCCGACATGAGCGTGGCCCTGGCCGCCCTCAACGCCACCATCCACGTGCAGGGTCCCAAAGGCAAGCGCGCCATTCCCATCGTCGACTTCCACCGTCTTCCCGGCACCACGCCCAACATCGACACCAACCTCAAGCCCGACGAACTCATCACCGCCGTCGAACTCCCTGCACCCAGATTCGCCAAAAACTCCTTCTACGTAAAAGTCCGCGACCGCCAGAGCTATGCCTTCGCGCTGGTCTCCGTCGCCGCCGGCCTAGAACTGGACGGCAACACCATCAAATCTGCCGGCCTCGCACTAGGGGGCGTAGCCCACAAACCATGGCGCTCCGCCGAAGCCGAAAAAGCCCTCATCGGCTCTCCCGCTACCCCCGAGACCTTCCGCAAAGCCTCAGAGCTCGCCGTAGCCGGAGCCCAGCCCCATGCCCATAATGCCTTCAAGATCGAACTCGCCAAGCAAAGCATCGTGCGCGCCCTCACCCTCGCCGCACAAGGAGTCCAGGCATGA
- a CDS encoding xanthine dehydrogenase family protein molybdopterin-binding subunit, producing the protein MNATHDHQQSAQQLDHRYEARLKVTGTAKYAAEFQNDVAHGYIVQSTIPAGTITSIDQAAAAKASGVLAIITPFNAPKLGELGNVNVLQNTTVLYNGQPIAVVVARSLLEAQQAAKLLRIEYKQQPAKIDFNALADEARPPKRGGSSRRGDPEASLAKATTVIEQTYSTPIQNHNPMEPHATIATWDGDKLHVFDATQGITGVKQALARAFSIPQDNVHVQCPYTGGGFGCKGYVWSNTILAAMAAKVAQRPVKLVLGREQMFGPVGSRPNTLQHIKLAASADGKLLLQQHDSTCYVSFISEWIESAANPTTLLYDSESLIVSHRVVDLNLGMGTWQRAPGEATGSVGFEIALDELAEKLNIDPIQLRLINYAEKDPRQGHPWSSKHLRECYTQAAERFGWSKRTPQPGQHREGNKLIGYGMATANYGASRSPSSAVVRFLPNGRVFAGIGTQDLGTGTYTILAQAAANALSMDPNLVDVQLGDSALPRSGGSGGSTTAASVCPAVHDAAIQAKLKLAQLAVADAASPLHGSNPEDLDTRSGQLFLKSSPDRSENITTLIARNGNNPVEGTATSELPKDRDTFSSHSWGAIFAEVAVDADTRMVKVRRLVGTYDIGTLINQKTGTNQLIGGVVWGISMALHEEAVIDPIHGRTVNESFAEYHVPVNADVPEIDITCLNIPDYKFNPLGSRGIGEIGITGTAAAIGNAIYNATGKRVRNFPITLDKLMA; encoded by the coding sequence ATGAACGCCACGCATGATCACCAGCAAAGCGCCCAGCAGCTTGACCACCGCTACGAAGCCCGTCTCAAGGTAACTGGCACTGCCAAATACGCCGCCGAGTTTCAAAATGACGTTGCCCATGGCTACATCGTCCAGAGCACCATCCCCGCTGGAACCATAACCTCCATCGATCAGGCGGCAGCCGCGAAGGCATCAGGCGTACTTGCCATCATCACGCCGTTCAACGCGCCAAAACTCGGCGAACTCGGCAACGTCAACGTCCTCCAGAACACCACTGTCCTCTACAACGGACAGCCCATCGCTGTCGTCGTGGCACGCTCTCTACTCGAAGCCCAGCAGGCCGCAAAGCTCCTCCGCATCGAGTACAAACAGCAGCCCGCAAAGATCGACTTCAACGCTCTCGCCGACGAGGCGCGTCCGCCCAAGCGTGGTGGCAGCTCTCGCCGCGGAGATCCCGAGGCCTCCCTCGCCAAGGCAACCACGGTCATCGAACAGACTTACTCCACCCCCATCCAGAACCACAACCCAATGGAACCTCACGCCACCATCGCCACATGGGACGGCGACAAACTCCACGTCTTCGACGCCACCCAGGGAATCACCGGTGTCAAGCAGGCCCTCGCCCGCGCCTTCTCTATCCCCCAGGACAATGTGCACGTTCAGTGCCCCTACACGGGCGGCGGCTTCGGCTGCAAAGGTTATGTCTGGTCCAACACCATCCTCGCCGCGATGGCTGCAAAGGTAGCCCAACGCCCCGTCAAACTCGTCCTCGGTCGCGAACAGATGTTCGGCCCCGTAGGCTCCCGCCCCAACACCCTCCAGCACATCAAGCTCGCCGCATCAGCCGACGGCAAGCTCCTTCTCCAGCAGCACGACTCCACCTGCTACGTCTCCTTCATCTCCGAGTGGATCGAAAGCGCCGCCAATCCAACCACTCTCCTCTACGACAGTGAGTCGCTCATCGTCAGCCACCGCGTCGTCGACCTCAACCTCGGCATGGGCACCTGGCAGCGCGCTCCCGGCGAAGCCACCGGCAGCGTCGGCTTCGAAATCGCCCTCGACGAGCTAGCCGAAAAGCTCAACATCGACCCCATCCAACTTCGTCTCATCAACTATGCCGAAAAAGATCCTCGCCAGGGCCACCCATGGTCCAGCAAGCATCTTCGCGAATGCTACACCCAGGCCGCCGAACGTTTCGGCTGGTCCAAGCGAACCCCACAGCCGGGCCAACACCGTGAAGGCAACAAACTCATCGGCTATGGCATGGCCACAGCTAACTATGGAGCCTCACGCTCACCTTCCTCCGCCGTGGTCCGCTTCCTTCCCAACGGACGCGTCTTCGCCGGCATAGGCACTCAGGACCTCGGCACCGGAACCTACACCATCCTCGCCCAGGCCGCTGCCAACGCCCTCTCCATGGACCCGAATCTCGTCGACGTCCAGCTCGGCGACTCCGCCCTGCCCCGCTCCGGCGGCTCAGGTGGCTCGACAACCGCAGCCTCCGTCTGCCCGGCAGTCCATGACGCCGCAATCCAGGCAAAACTGAAACTCGCGCAGCTAGCAGTCGCCGACGCCGCCTCTCCCCTCCACGGGTCCAACCCCGAAGATCTCGACACCCGAAGCGGTCAACTCTTTCTCAAATCCTCGCCCGACAGATCCGAGAACATCACCACCCTGATCGCCCGCAACGGCAATAACCCAGTCGAAGGCACAGCCACCTCCGAGCTTCCCAAGGATCGCGACACCTTCTCTTCCCACTCCTGGGGAGCCATCTTCGCCGAGGTAGCTGTCGACGCCGACACCCGCATGGTCAAGGTCCGCCGTCTCGTTGGCACTTACGACATCGGCACCCTCATCAATCAGAAGACCGGCACCAACCAACTCATCGGCGGCGTTGTCTGGGGCATCAGCATGGCCCTCCATGAAGAGGCTGTCATTGATCCCATCCACGGCCGCACCGTTAACGAAAGCTTCGCCGAGTACCACGTCCCCGTCAACGCCGACGTCCCCGAGATCGACATAACCTGCCTCAACATTCCCGACTACAAATTCAACCCACTAGGCTCCCGAGGCATCGGCGAGATCGGCATCACCGGAACCGCCGCCGCTATAGGCAACGCCATCTACAACGCCACCGGCAAACGTGTTCGCAACTTCCCCATCACCCTCGACAAACTCATGGCATAA
- a CDS encoding rhodanese-like domain-containing protein has protein sequence MALIVICAVAVVVLIFAIVWMKRLRERREFTQHYIEPEVLHEWLSLGKRVHVFDVRQPLDLLAYAEIIPGATRIPPKDVIANPSLIPKEEDAVVYCTCNSEKTSRDILRRALALEFSRIKLLRGGLAAWKAKGYSVESYTESFHLDTAT, from the coding sequence ATGGCTCTGATTGTTATTTGCGCTGTTGCGGTAGTTGTCCTGATCTTTGCGATCGTCTGGATGAAACGCTTGCGGGAGCGACGTGAGTTTACGCAGCACTATATTGAGCCGGAAGTACTCCACGAGTGGTTGAGCCTGGGTAAGAGAGTTCACGTATTCGATGTCCGCCAGCCACTGGATCTGTTGGCCTATGCGGAGATTATTCCAGGCGCGACGAGGATTCCCCCGAAGGATGTGATTGCGAATCCATCGCTCATTCCCAAGGAGGAAGATGCGGTCGTCTACTGCACCTGCAACAGCGAGAAGACGAGCCGAGACATTCTGCGGCGGGCCTTGGCTTTGGAGTTCTCGCGGATAAAGTTGCTTCGGGGCGGGCTAGCGGCATGGAAGGCGAAAGGGTATTCGGTTGAGTCGTACACCGAGTCCTTTCACCTGGATACCGCTACTTAG
- a CDS encoding energy transducer TonB — protein MATFIRLCPALFLLSWTTIGTAYATSLMADDVLLQTTSPHPGVTKQQSPAQSALPTPDPDAPSSCSRGKGIVPPKLTYSVEPSFPDKAIKRKIGGSSTVQFVVDTDGHVKDVHIIKSSADQYTNKKDQEAARTLDDQAIQAARQYRFEPATLQGKPIPCTQTAEVQFLRY, from the coding sequence ATGGCTACTTTTATCCGACTCTGTCCTGCATTATTCCTTCTCAGTTGGACAACTATCGGCACAGCTTACGCGACCAGCCTAATGGCAGATGACGTGTTGTTGCAGACGACTTCTCCTCATCCTGGCGTGACGAAACAACAATCGCCGGCACAATCCGCACTTCCGACCCCTGATCCCGACGCACCGTCCAGTTGCAGCCGCGGCAAGGGCATTGTTCCCCCAAAACTTACCTACTCTGTCGAGCCGTCGTTCCCTGATAAGGCGATCAAACGAAAGATTGGAGGTAGCTCCACGGTTCAGTTCGTGGTTGACACGGACGGTCATGTTAAGGACGTCCACATCATCAAATCCAGCGCCGACCAATATACCAACAAGAAAGACCAGGAAGCTGCCAGAACTCTCGACGACCAAGCCATTCAAGCCGCAAGACAGTACCGGTTTGAACCCGCAACGCTTCAAGGCAAACCCATACCTTGCACTCAGACCGCTGAAGTTCAATTCCTGAGGTACTAG